From one Thalassoroseus pseudoceratinae genomic stretch:
- a CDS encoding PQQ-binding-like beta-propeller repeat protein has translation MLFSKLLPVCFVVFMTTSLHADDWPQWMGPNRDNVWREDGLLQTFPEGGPRVVWRVPIAGGYSGPAVANGRVYVMDYVTKENVKVDNFDRKQFSGTERVLCLNEATGKEIWKHEYPVRYRVSYPAGPRCTPNVHAGKVYTLGAEGDLYCLNAQTGEVVWSKNFPNEYQAKTPLWGFAAHPLIDGQKLICVVGGRDAHAVAFDKDTGREIWRALKTPQTGYVPPSIIDAGGVRQLILFHPSAVASVDPETGELYWSVPYEATNGAAIMTPVIEDNLLFAGSFSNNNILIELDETKPAAKPLWRDRSKKAISPVNVQPFLGDGTLYGFDQNGLMYGVELKTGDRLWQSGEPVNTKRPSNSATAFIVKNAEKFWMFNEHGELLIAKLSRQGYEEIDRVKVIEPTNNAFGRDVVWCPPAWANRKVYLRNDKECLCLDLAEN, from the coding sequence ATGTTGTTCTCCAAACTTCTGCCGGTCTGCTTTGTGGTGTTCATGACAACCAGTCTCCATGCCGACGATTGGCCGCAGTGGATGGGGCCGAATCGTGACAACGTGTGGCGAGAAGACGGACTTCTGCAAACGTTTCCGGAAGGAGGCCCGCGAGTCGTGTGGCGGGTTCCGATCGCTGGCGGGTATTCCGGACCGGCGGTGGCTAATGGCCGAGTCTACGTGATGGATTACGTGACGAAAGAAAATGTGAAGGTCGACAATTTCGATCGTAAGCAGTTCTCGGGAACCGAACGAGTCCTCTGCTTGAATGAGGCCACTGGAAAAGAAATTTGGAAGCACGAATACCCGGTGCGGTATCGCGTTTCCTATCCCGCAGGACCACGCTGCACGCCCAACGTTCACGCCGGCAAGGTTTACACACTTGGGGCTGAGGGCGATTTGTATTGTTTGAATGCCCAGACCGGGGAAGTGGTGTGGTCCAAGAATTTCCCGAACGAGTATCAAGCCAAAACGCCACTCTGGGGGTTCGCGGCTCATCCGTTGATCGACGGCCAAAAACTGATTTGCGTGGTTGGCGGCCGAGACGCTCATGCAGTGGCTTTCGACAAGGACACGGGACGAGAAATTTGGCGGGCCCTCAAAACCCCTCAAACCGGTTATGTTCCACCGTCCATAATTGACGCCGGCGGTGTTCGACAGTTGATCCTATTTCACCCATCGGCTGTTGCGTCTGTCGATCCGGAAACCGGAGAGCTTTACTGGTCGGTTCCATATGAAGCCACAAACGGTGCCGCGATCATGACCCCCGTCATCGAAGACAATCTGTTATTTGCCGGCAGTTTCTCGAACAACAACATTCTTATCGAGCTAGACGAAACCAAGCCCGCAGCGAAACCACTCTGGCGAGATCGGTCGAAAAAAGCGATTTCGCCAGTCAACGTGCAACCGTTCCTGGGAGACGGCACTCTATACGGTTTCGATCAGAACGGGTTGATGTACGGTGTGGAGTTGAAAACCGGCGATCGCCTGTGGCAATCCGGAGAGCCCGTCAACACAAAACGCCCCTCGAACTCGGCAACGGCATTCATCGTCAAGAATGCTGAGAAGTTCTGGATGTTCAATGAACACGGTGAACTTCTCATCGCAAAGCTCTCCCGCCAAGGCTACGAAGAAATCGACCGCGTCAAAGTCATCGAGCCAACCAACAACGCATTCGGACGAGACGTCGTATGGTGTCCACCAGCATGGGCCAACCGCAAAGTCTACCTTCGCAACGACAAAGAGTGCCTATGCCTCGACTTGGCCGAAAACTAG
- a CDS encoding THUMP domain-containing class I SAM-dependent RNA methyltransferase, translated as MTDSAPQLDLIATMPFGLESVVGRELAALGYTEQTTSDGRVQFQGDWSAVCRSNVWLRSADRVLWKIAEFHADDFDTLFEITTLQDWPNILGKTAAFPVRAKSVRSQLHHTPTIQSMVKKSIVESLQRRFGGNWFDETGPAYEIDVSILKDKVTLAINTTGPSLHKRGYRTLVGSAPLKETLAAALVQLSFWNRERPLIDPFCGSGTIAIEAAMIGLNRAPGMHREFACETWPQIASEIWTDVREDAKSQEVEKLAHPILATDIDTRAIQLARTHAAAAGIEDAIHFERKPFAELQTSREYGCIITNPPYGERSSSQRQAEATYRQMPKVFESLPTWSFYVLASNPKFEQLINRKADRRRKLYNGRLACTYYQFHGPRPPRAVPAPAKEPT; from the coding sequence ATGACCGATTCCGCCCCCCAACTTGACCTTATCGCCACTATGCCGTTCGGTTTGGAATCCGTTGTCGGACGTGAGTTGGCTGCCCTGGGGTACACCGAGCAAACCACCAGCGATGGTCGCGTGCAATTCCAGGGCGATTGGTCGGCGGTTTGCCGATCGAATGTGTGGTTGCGAAGTGCCGACCGCGTCTTGTGGAAGATCGCCGAGTTCCACGCGGACGACTTCGACACGCTATTCGAAATCACCACGCTGCAAGATTGGCCGAACATTCTGGGCAAGACGGCGGCGTTTCCGGTGCGAGCGAAAAGCGTCCGGTCACAGTTGCATCATACGCCGACGATTCAATCCATGGTCAAGAAGTCGATTGTCGAATCATTGCAACGTCGCTTCGGAGGCAATTGGTTCGATGAAACCGGACCGGCCTACGAAATTGATGTATCGATCCTCAAAGACAAAGTGACGTTGGCGATCAACACCACCGGTCCCAGCTTGCACAAACGTGGATACCGAACTTTGGTCGGAAGTGCTCCGTTGAAAGAAACGTTGGCAGCTGCGTTGGTGCAATTGAGTTTCTGGAACCGTGAGCGACCGCTGATCGACCCGTTTTGCGGTTCCGGCACGATCGCCATTGAAGCCGCGATGATCGGGTTGAATCGTGCTCCGGGAATGCATCGGGAATTTGCCTGCGAAACCTGGCCGCAAATCGCATCCGAGATTTGGACAGACGTTCGCGAGGACGCGAAATCTCAGGAAGTCGAAAAGTTGGCCCATCCGATTTTGGCCACCGACATCGACACACGAGCAATTCAGTTGGCTCGCACTCACGCTGCAGCCGCCGGAATCGAAGACGCCATTCACTTCGAACGCAAACCGTTTGCCGAACTGCAAACCTCGAGAGAATACGGGTGCATCATCACCAACCCACCCTACGGCGAACGCTCGAGTTCCCAACGCCAAGCCGAAGCGACATACCGCCAAATGCCCAAGGTGTTTGAATCGCTGCCGACATGGTCCTTCTACGTGTTGGCATCGAACCCGAAGTTTGAGCAATTGATCAATCGAAAAGCCGACCGGCGACGGAAGTTGTACAACGGTCGGTTGGCATGCACATATTATCAATTTCACGGTCCGCGCCCGCCCCGTGCCGTCCCGGCTCCAGCCAAGGAACCTACCTGA
- a CDS encoding N-acetylglucosamine-6-phosphate deacetylase — MQVFGRHYQNGEPIRVTLNAGRIRRVDPVWPDDSTADWPWIAPGLFDLQINGHSGTWFSQENLSADDVCLVVEKYLAHGVTRLCPTLITNSFEALRDGFSAVAEACDRHEWVDRMVPGCHLEGPYIAAEDGPRGAHPLEHVRPADWDEFTEWQKASGNRIRLVTVAPDQENIVPFIRQAVESSVVISIGHTGATPEQIEAAVDAGATMSTHLGNGAHGTLRRHPNYLWEQLGDSRLWAGIITDGHHLPASVVRSIITAKGVDRTIITCDASGLAGCPPGVYEEGAVAMEVLEDGRLVVAGQRQYLAGSGQETDHCVATAMKMAPLTLGQAIDMTSRNPALLLGYEECRLRRGSRADLVLFNWQPGGTFDTVATFLAGELKYGEVPEPATITS; from the coding sequence ATGCAGGTTTTCGGTCGGCATTATCAGAACGGTGAACCGATTCGAGTCACCTTGAACGCTGGACGCATTCGACGCGTCGATCCGGTGTGGCCGGATGACTCCACCGCCGATTGGCCATGGATCGCGCCGGGTTTGTTCGATTTGCAGATCAACGGACACTCCGGCACGTGGTTCAGCCAGGAGAATTTGTCCGCGGACGACGTTTGTTTGGTGGTCGAGAAGTATCTGGCTCACGGGGTGACTCGTCTTTGTCCCACGTTGATTACCAACTCGTTCGAAGCTCTCCGCGATGGATTTTCCGCAGTCGCCGAAGCGTGTGATCGGCACGAGTGGGTCGATCGCATGGTGCCCGGTTGCCATTTGGAAGGCCCCTACATTGCCGCCGAAGATGGTCCTCGCGGTGCGCATCCACTCGAGCACGTCCGCCCCGCCGATTGGGACGAGTTCACGGAGTGGCAGAAGGCCTCCGGTAACCGGATTCGATTGGTGACGGTCGCGCCGGATCAAGAGAACATCGTCCCGTTCATTCGACAAGCGGTGGAATCGAGTGTGGTTATTTCGATCGGTCACACCGGTGCCACTCCCGAGCAGATCGAAGCCGCCGTCGATGCCGGGGCCACGATGAGCACGCATCTCGGCAACGGTGCCCACGGCACACTGCGACGACACCCGAACTACCTTTGGGAGCAACTTGGAGATTCTCGCTTGTGGGCGGGGATTATCACCGATGGACACCACCTTCCCGCCAGCGTGGTGCGGTCGATCATTACGGCTAAGGGCGTTGATCGGACGATCATCACTTGTGACGCGTCCGGGCTCGCCGGTTGTCCGCCGGGAGTGTACGAGGAAGGTGCCGTGGCGATGGAAGTCTTGGAAGACGGACGGCTCGTGGTCGCCGGTCAACGGCAGTATCTTGCCGGTTCGGGACAGGAAACTGATCACTGCGTTGCCACCGCGATGAAGATGGCTCCACTCACTCTCGGTCAAGCCATCGACATGACCAGCCGCAACCCCGCCCTGCTGCTCGGCTATGAAGAATGTCGTCTCCGCCGTGGTTCCCGTGCGGATCTCGTGTTGTTCAACTGGCAACCCGGCGGCACGTTCGACACCGTCGCGACTTTCCTCGCCGGTGAGTTAAAATACGGCGAAGTCCCAGAACCCGCTACGATCACGAGTTAA
- the yegS gene encoding lipid kinase YegS → MSTPELSHRSLCLIVNGKCRDDAELIRVIDLLKSQNRRIEVNFTKQAGDAFTLAKDRCQSNWDAIVAVGGDGTANEVAQGMLSAEDIQAAFALIPYGTANDFATACGIPANNPDVAIEMLDKAPRKAIDVGKVNDQHFINMVSCGYGAEITAETAPELKQLLGGFAYFVTGVTQAANIQPRTIHVTADDFQWSGEALAITVGNGRQSGGGYKLAPKAIIDDGLLDVTIVKDFPLMQYFEVLAELKEMTTHFESEHLIYLQTDRLSVEAPDGLQFNLDGEPGEDKHLEFELLPRRLPCYLPIRAPFQGL, encoded by the coding sequence ATGTCCACACCGGAACTGTCTCATCGTTCGCTGTGTTTGATCGTCAATGGAAAGTGTCGGGATGATGCGGAACTCATTCGCGTCATCGATTTACTGAAGTCGCAAAATCGTCGGATCGAAGTCAACTTCACGAAGCAAGCTGGAGATGCCTTCACGCTGGCAAAAGATCGTTGCCAATCCAATTGGGATGCCATCGTCGCGGTCGGCGGGGATGGAACCGCCAATGAGGTCGCTCAGGGCATGCTCAGTGCGGAAGACATCCAAGCCGCGTTTGCACTCATCCCTTATGGCACGGCCAACGATTTCGCCACCGCTTGTGGGATTCCGGCGAACAATCCGGATGTGGCCATCGAAATGCTCGACAAAGCCCCACGGAAGGCGATCGACGTCGGCAAGGTCAACGATCAGCACTTCATTAATATGGTCAGTTGTGGGTATGGTGCGGAGATCACGGCGGAAACGGCACCGGAACTGAAGCAATTGCTCGGCGGGTTTGCGTACTTCGTCACGGGGGTCACGCAGGCGGCCAACATTCAACCACGCACGATCCATGTGACCGCTGATGATTTCCAATGGTCCGGTGAGGCCCTCGCGATCACCGTCGGCAACGGCCGACAATCCGGCGGTGGCTACAAACTCGCACCCAAAGCCATCATCGACGACGGTTTACTCGACGTGACCATCGTCAAAGATTTTCCGCTGATGCAGTATTTCGAAGTGCTGGCAGAACTCAAGGAAATGACCACGCACTTTGAAAGCGAACACCTGATTTACCTTCAAACCGATCGCTTGTCGGTCGAAGCTCCCGACGGTTTGCAGTTCAACCTCGACGGTGAACCGGGCGAAGACAAACATCTGGAGTTTGAATTGCTACCACGTCGCCTGCCCTGTTACCTACCAATTCGGGCTCCATTTCAGGGCCTTTAG
- the ispH gene encoding 4-hydroxy-3-methylbut-2-enyl diphosphate reductase, which produces MEIILANPRGFCAGVNMAIDCLDEAIRMFGSEIYVYHEIVHNKYVVERFTKQGVTFVNDVSEVPEGSILLYSAHGVSPEIRNQSRERKLQTIDATCPLVTKVHLEAIRYARGGYHILLIGHEGHDEVIGTMGEAPESITLVETPEEVAELPFGPDDKLAYLTQTTLSVTEAGAVIDALVERYPHIESPPKGDICYATTNRQDAISQLAPQADLVLVLGSQNSSNSRRLKEIGEAVGKPSYLIDTASELRPEWFEGINTVLISAGASAPEVVVEEVVDHLVKTFNATMREEVIREEHVHFPLPKELRRLQVTN; this is translated from the coding sequence ATGGAAATCATCTTGGCGAACCCACGCGGCTTTTGTGCCGGCGTGAACATGGCCATCGACTGCCTCGACGAAGCGATCCGCATGTTTGGATCGGAGATTTACGTCTACCACGAAATTGTGCACAACAAATATGTGGTCGAACGCTTCACGAAACAAGGCGTGACCTTCGTGAACGATGTCAGCGAAGTTCCCGAAGGTTCGATTCTGCTCTACAGCGCCCACGGCGTTTCTCCGGAAATCCGCAACCAATCTCGTGAGCGGAAGTTACAGACCATCGACGCCACTTGTCCGCTCGTGACGAAAGTCCACTTGGAAGCCATCCGATACGCGCGCGGCGGATACCACATCTTGCTGATCGGTCATGAAGGCCACGACGAAGTCATCGGCACGATGGGCGAAGCTCCGGAGAGCATTACGCTAGTCGAAACTCCGGAGGAGGTCGCGGAACTTCCATTTGGCCCAGACGACAAACTTGCGTATCTCACGCAAACGACGCTGAGCGTGACCGAAGCCGGTGCGGTGATCGATGCGTTGGTCGAGCGGTATCCGCACATCGAATCGCCCCCGAAAGGCGATATTTGCTATGCGACCACCAACCGGCAAGACGCCATCTCCCAACTGGCTCCCCAGGCGGATTTGGTCCTAGTTTTGGGAAGCCAAAACAGCTCGAACAGTCGCCGCTTGAAAGAAATCGGCGAAGCTGTCGGGAAACCGTCGTACCTCATCGACACCGCCAGCGAACTCCGGCCGGAGTGGTTTGAAGGCATTAACACGGTGCTGATTTCCGCTGGGGCGAGTGCGCCGGAGGTCGTCGTAGAAGAAGTCGTCGATCACCTTGTGAAGACGTTCAACGCGACCATGCGGGAAGAAGTGATCCGTGAGGAACATGTTCATTTCCCGTTGCCGAAAGAATTGCGTCGCCTGCAAGTCACGAACTGA
- a CDS encoding rod shape-determining protein translates to MLHRLRQWLCPDLAIDLGTANTLVAVHGFGVLVNEPSVVALQKGSRRVLGKGTAVGKLAKQMLGRTPDSITAIRPLRDGVITDFELCEAMLRYFIQKARKNSRGLRPRVVIAVPGGITPVEKRAVFNSAERAGAGRVWLVEESKAAGIGAGLPISEPMASMVCDIGGGTTEVAIFSLADIASSRSIRVGGDELDQAIIDYMKQHFSLRIGDQTAEQVKIAAGSAYPLDQELTAEVNGLDTISGVPRKAIVTSEEIREALQDPLEAILGCVKSTIESCHPELVADLADNGLILTGGGALLRNLDQFLWERLGIPVRAADDPLTTVARGTAICLDHFAQWRDSLDSGDRDV, encoded by the coding sequence ATGCTGCATCGTTTGCGACAATGGTTATGCCCGGACCTTGCCATCGACTTGGGTACCGCGAACACTCTGGTTGCGGTGCATGGGTTCGGTGTATTGGTGAACGAACCGTCGGTGGTGGCGTTGCAGAAAGGCAGTCGACGGGTTCTGGGGAAGGGAACAGCCGTCGGAAAACTGGCCAAGCAAATGCTCGGTCGCACGCCGGATTCCATCACCGCAATTCGTCCGCTACGAGACGGTGTGATTACCGATTTCGAACTCTGTGAGGCGATGCTGCGATACTTTATCCAGAAGGCCCGCAAGAACAGTCGGGGTCTGCGGCCGCGAGTGGTGATCGCGGTACCGGGTGGCATCACACCGGTCGAAAAACGGGCCGTCTTCAACAGTGCCGAACGCGCCGGAGCCGGTCGCGTATGGCTGGTCGAAGAATCCAAAGCCGCCGGGATCGGGGCCGGTCTGCCGATCTCCGAACCGATGGCAAGCATGGTCTGCGACATCGGTGGTGGGACCACGGAAGTCGCGATTTTCAGTCTGGCGGACATCGCATCGTCGCGATCCATTCGGGTCGGTGGCGATGAACTCGATCAGGCCATCATCGACTACATGAAACAACACTTTTCGCTTCGAATTGGTGACCAAACGGCGGAGCAAGTCAAAATTGCCGCCGGGAGTGCGTATCCGCTCGACCAGGAATTGACGGCGGAAGTCAACGGTTTGGACACCATCAGCGGTGTGCCTCGCAAGGCCATCGTGACCAGCGAAGAAATCCGCGAGGCATTGCAAGACCCGCTCGAAGCGATTTTGGGCTGCGTGAAATCGACTATCGAAAGCTGTCACCCCGAACTCGTCGCCGACTTGGCTGACAACGGGTTGATTCTCACCGGTGGCGGAGCACTGTTGCGGAATTTGGATCAATTTTTGTGGGAACGACTTGGTATCCCCGTGCGGGCAGCGGACGATCCGCTCACGACTGTGGCGCGGGGAACGGCCATCTGCTTGGATCACTTCGCCCAATGGCGGGACAGTTTGGACTCCGGCGATCGCGACGTATAG
- a CDS encoding GlsB/YeaQ/YmgE family stress response membrane protein, with product MAFLYWAIFGLIAGALGKLLMPGDDPGGCLVTILLGVAGAFVGGFIGTRLGWGTVDGFDIRSFAMAIGGTMLLLLGYRILKKTD from the coding sequence ATGGCATTTCTGTACTGGGCGATTTTTGGATTGATTGCCGGCGCGTTGGGGAAATTATTGATGCCAGGCGATGATCCTGGTGGTTGTCTGGTGACGATTCTATTGGGAGTCGCTGGTGCATTTGTCGGTGGATTTATCGGCACGCGACTCGGATGGGGCACCGTGGATGGCTTCGACATCCGGAGCTTTGCCATGGCGATCGGCGGCACCATGCTGTTGCTGCTCGGATATCGAATTCTGAAGAAAACAGACTGA
- a CDS encoding sialate O-acetylesterase produces MRFLKGVSVLTLTALLCLHVTNLVAEDESASSYSGPKEKLHVYLLIGQSNMAGRAPFSDEQSGAIAGCYLLNGDDQWEPAKNPFNRYSTIRKSLSMQKMNPGYGFVEMMSKAKKDATIGLVVNAKGGTKIEQWAKGTQFYKEAVRRAKEAQKTGTLKGILWHQGEGNGSNPEGYLKKLETLITDLRTDLGNEELPFVAGQVQNLPPINDQIAELPATVPHTGFASSKGLKTMDRWHFDTPSMQKLGQRYAQEMLKIEAKQKK; encoded by the coding sequence ATGCGATTCCTCAAAGGTGTTTCGGTCCTCACACTGACAGCATTACTGTGCTTGCATGTCACGAACCTCGTCGCAGAGGACGAAAGTGCAAGTTCCTACAGCGGACCGAAAGAAAAGCTCCATGTCTATCTGTTGATTGGTCAATCCAACATGGCCGGGCGAGCACCGTTCAGTGACGAGCAGTCGGGAGCCATCGCCGGTTGCTATCTGCTCAATGGTGACGATCAATGGGAGCCTGCCAAGAATCCGTTCAATCGCTATTCCACCATTCGCAAATCCCTGAGCATGCAGAAGATGAATCCGGGTTACGGGTTTGTTGAGATGATGTCAAAGGCCAAGAAAGACGCCACCATTGGCCTCGTTGTGAATGCCAAAGGCGGAACGAAGATTGAGCAATGGGCGAAGGGCACACAGTTCTACAAGGAAGCTGTCCGGCGGGCGAAAGAAGCTCAGAAGACCGGCACGCTCAAAGGAATTCTTTGGCATCAAGGTGAAGGCAACGGCAGCAACCCCGAAGGCTATCTGAAGAAACTCGAAACCTTGATCACAGATCTTCGGACCGACCTCGGCAATGAAGAGCTTCCGTTTGTCGCCGGGCAAGTTCAGAATCTCCCGCCGATTAACGATCAAATCGCCGAACTCCCCGCAACCGTCCCGCACACCGGCTTCGCCAGTTCCAAAGGTCTCAAAACCATGGACCGCTGGCACTTCGACACCCCCAGCATGCAAAAACTCGGCCAACGCTACGCCCAAGAAATGCTCAAGATTGAAGCCAAGCAAAAGAAGTAA
- a CDS encoding alkaline phosphatase D family protein yields the protein MIVRVLFLPALLVLLNLISVSEVVRADDAPLSRIAFGSCAKQENPQPIWNGIQVSNPQLFLFIGDNIYGDTRDMAALKAKWAKLGAQSGYQKLKSSVPILATWDDHDYGENDAGSEYPKKVESQRIFLDFFEEPADSPRRKREGVYLAKMFGPEDKRVQVLLLDTRYFRSPLIPKRWQTEPGSGEHGVYLPNTNADATMLGETQWKWLEAELKKPAKVRIIASSIQVVADQHGWEKWGLMPHERQRLFDLIRKTKANGVIFVSGDRHHAEISRLPAEVVGYPIYDVTSSSLNQPSKWRNELNEHRVGVVYNPENFGTIHIDWQTADPTIRLQVRGMQNDVVLQAKTSLSELQPPAD from the coding sequence ATGATTGTTCGTGTACTGTTTCTTCCAGCACTGTTGGTGCTGCTGAATCTCATCTCGGTGAGCGAGGTCGTTCGGGCTGACGATGCACCGCTGAGCCGAATCGCATTTGGGTCCTGTGCGAAGCAAGAAAACCCCCAACCGATTTGGAACGGCATTCAGGTCAGCAATCCACAATTGTTTCTGTTCATCGGTGACAACATCTACGGTGACACACGGGACATGGCCGCGTTGAAAGCGAAGTGGGCCAAGCTCGGGGCTCAATCGGGGTATCAGAAACTCAAGTCGAGTGTGCCGATCTTGGCGACATGGGACGACCACGATTACGGCGAAAACGACGCGGGCAGCGAATACCCCAAAAAGGTAGAATCGCAGAGAATCTTCCTCGACTTCTTCGAAGAACCCGCCGACTCCCCAAGACGCAAACGCGAAGGAGTGTATCTGGCGAAGATGTTCGGCCCGGAAGACAAACGCGTGCAGGTGTTGCTTCTGGACACCCGCTACTTTCGCAGCCCACTCATCCCCAAACGCTGGCAAACCGAACCGGGTTCGGGCGAGCACGGCGTGTATCTACCAAACACCAATGCCGATGCGACCATGCTCGGTGAGACGCAATGGAAGTGGTTGGAAGCGGAGCTGAAAAAACCCGCCAAGGTGCGAATCATTGCGTCCAGCATTCAAGTCGTGGCGGACCAACACGGCTGGGAAAAATGGGGACTCATGCCCCACGAACGTCAGCGGTTATTCGATCTGATTCGGAAGACGAAAGCGAACGGTGTTATCTTCGTCAGTGGAGACCGGCATCACGCGGAAATTTCCCGACTACCGGCCGAGGTCGTTGGATATCCCATCTATGATGTGACCTCGAGCAGTTTGAACCAGCCCAGCAAATGGCGGAACGAATTGAACGAACACCGTGTTGGTGTAGTGTACAATCCGGAAAACTTTGGCACGATTCACATTGACTGGCAGACCGCAGACCCAACAATTCGTCTGCAAGTTCGCGGCATGCAGAACGATGTTGTCCTGCAAGCCAAAACATCACTCAGTGAACTTCAACCCCCTGCGGATTAA